The sequence below is a genomic window from Coffea arabica cultivar ET-39 chromosome 8e, Coffea Arabica ET-39 HiFi, whole genome shotgun sequence.
TACAAATTTTGATATTTAGATGGTCAATTGACATTAGGATTTTTTGGCTTTTCTAGATTTGTTTTGCATCTGGGTTATTGTTAGTTTCAGGTTTTCTCTATTGAAAATTAGCATTAAAACCACAGGGAAGAAATAgaggaaaagagaacctcagaaATTGGATAATCAGATATTTCCAAGCTGACGAAATTACTACGATGAGTCAAGATTTATTCCTTTATTTCCTCTTGTGAAAAGGCAAACTCTGTCCTTTGGAGAATTCCCGATAATGGTGGCAATAGGATTGGAGATATCAGTGGTGGCAGATGacggaagaagaagaataggaaaactaaaaaataaaaaaaaaggaagggagaAAATGgggtaaattttcatttataTCCCTACTTTTCTGGTTTATAACAATTCCACATACATACTAATGAAGCGTGTCTCCACGTCCTTAAGACACCATCAATTTTTTGGATTATGTCATGGATTTTATTTAAGTAGGACAAAATTTTTAGTTTAGGGATTTAAATCTTCTATTTTGAAGTTCAGGAATTGAAGTGGAATTTTGTGTGTAATTTGAGGAGACAAAGTGAATTTATCCCGGGAACTTTAAAGGTAGGAAAAGACCAACTTTTCCATTGGCAATTTCTCATAGGACCAATTACACTTTGCAGCCGCTAACTTGTAGTTGATTTTCCCTTTGCatcataaattttaattttagataTATGGCGCTTCTAACTCttgtatttgttaaatttgagCCCTGCCGTTAACATTATACGCAAAAGTAACGAAAAAGCATAGCCAATATGGGGACAAGAGGAGCAGCCACCATTCCCTCCcctaaaattttagaattttcttttggccccaaagaaattttggaaaatttcattgaaaatctTTTTCTTGTGCCCCCCACCCCTCCcttaaatttgaataaaatttcattgCCCTCTCCCTTTAACTTTTGCTTCTTgactctttaattttttttttacttggctATTACGTTAATTACTGTATGAAGTTCAACTTGTTATTAATTAATATTACATGCTGACTTGTTAAAACCATGTCTATTGTGCCAagaaaaaattgttcaaaactaAAGAGCGTACaactttaattaattatttcatgttttaattagccaaattttaaatttaagtacCTCTTCTTGCTTGCATTTGATCTTTTGCATGTGACTTTGAAACTAATAATCAAGTTTGTACATTTTGAAAAGTTCTCTTCTTAAACATATAAAATGAGTGTATACATATAATTAGCAATATTAAATGAGTATTTCGCACTTATATTTCGAGGTATGATTGCTTTTCAAAGTTTGAGATTAGAGAGAATAATCAAACTATTAAGTTTTGCACCTGAGATTGTAAGAATGGGAAGACATACGAATGAACAGTCGTTTTAATAAATAACTAATGCATATGTTGATTTAGTAATGAATATGCGATTTCTTATTGTGTTTCATACACTTAAGTTTATTTTTGCTTCGTTAAAATAATGTAGCGATAAAAGGATTAGAAAATTTGACAGCAAAATCAGGATTCGACTAAATGCATACTTAGTTCGATTATTAGAGATTTTATTATTTCTCAGATGTTAAGACACCATTTCACAGCAAAGTAACTACCCTTGCGTATAAAATGTTGCCACAATATAATTATGAAAATTCGTGGATCCGACCCCAGAACCATTCGAATGCTGAATGAGATCCATTTACGAATCCCCAGCAACAAAGAATCTGGCACCGAATTTCTTGAGCATTCTGACTTGAATTCGAATATGGATCTGATCCAGGATCCTTATGAGGCCTAGGCCGGATCTTCAATATAGAAGCCCATTGATTTTCTTAACATATCTCACATTTCCAACTGAATATCAGGAAGATAGCATTCTAAgcatatatctttttttttaaaaaaaaaaatatttttttttgtactgGGGGAGGGAGGAGATATTTGAACCCAAGCCCTCTAAATCTTGGGTCTTCAATCCTATGCTTAcgtttgataacccaatttaGCAGTTAAACTAAATGAGTTCAGGTCTTTAATATGTTTAAAtgcgtttgaaaaaaaaatagaacatctgaattaattaagtaatattaaaatttttagacaaaatttgaaaataagtgataaactatctACATATTACTTAATATGATATGCAttcaaatatatcaaatatagtatttaacaattcaataatttaacgAATTCAGTCTTCAAATTATAAATCTgatatttcagttttatcaaatgcactctTAGCCACTAGACTAAAACTTCATCGGCCGAAGCGTATGTCTTAATTACTTGCATGACATACATTGCATCCAAAAACACATTTATGAATTTTTTCTCATATCAAGTGGAAAAAATTTATGGGTTCCCTTATTGTTTTTCACGTAAATAAATGGAAACAGCAGGGTGGACTTGAAAGTCTTCCCTTACAGAGTCTTTATGTCCTTAGCATAAGCAACCCCGCAAAGCCGTGGACCTCATGGTCGTCACAGACTAGTGTGACAGCTTCCCAGAAGATTATTGCCcaacaaatacacaaatcaagcTCAAAATTATTGCCCAACAAATACTCCTTTATACCTTGACTGCAGTGGCCTTCTGTGCGTTTACTAACTAAGTCTTCCCTATCGTAAGTTTAAAGTCCTTAGAAGTGCACAATTAACAATTGCAACTCTCTGCTGGAAAGGAAACTTgcttctttgaaaaacaattccaATGGGGTTCAATCGGTTCATTTTACCGATGCTCTTGCATTTGGTAATTGCCTTCATGCTCTCTTCCGCTTCAACTTTGACACCCCCAATGCAGAGGCCCCATTCTGGacccagacacgtggcagcccaggaaTGGCCGAGCTGGGTCTTGGCCCTCAGACCCCTGGGAGCGGCCCCGGGCCGTACCGACTAGGGCTCCCAGGGGAGGCGAAGGTCCTCCCCGAAGAGGTCGGGGGTAATCCCCCTGAGTGCGGGATACTATCTATACTGGGCAAGTCCCGCGTCGTGCGGAGGTCGGGCTCCCTTGCAGGTATAAATAATAACACACATCCACTGTACAAGATACGCTCACTATTGACAATTTACTCTGGACAGTTACTACTTCCCGTGAACCtcactcaccggaaaactaacttggccgtcggagtgccctcggggacaacCCTCGGGCCCCCTTTGTTAGCTCATCCTTTCTGTTTTGCAGGCTTGGAGTCAGCTCTGCCATCAGCGACCCGAGCTGATCAGGTCAGCTCTCCTAGGGGAAGTCCCGTgcttcttcagttggcgccgtctgtgtgAACGTAAGGTAAGTAAGATTGTGTTGATGGCCAGGACGCGATCCAAGCGCACGGCAGAGAGCACCGGCCCTGGGGGCGGTGAGGGGTTCCAGCAGAAAGAGGCTGGGGCGTCCCAGGGCGCCGGGGGCTCAGCCCTTTCAGGGGAGCGGAGGCAGCAGATCTTCCAGTTTGTGACGGAGAACCTCCCCATGCTGGAGGATATAATCCGGCAGGCGAAAAAGGGAGAGGGGGCTGGGGGTGcgcagacctccaaggccaaggGGAAGGAGAAGGAGTTACCCCCTGATCCTTCGGAGGATGAGTCGCGAGACCAACCTCCTAGGAGGAAGCGCCCCCGGACTCCTCCCCGCCCCCGAGCCTCGGTGGTCGGGGACAGCGAGAGGTATTCCCGCGACAGGTCCGCGAGGAGCCATCCCAGAGACCCCTCTCCGAGGAAGCCCACACGGAATGGGTTCGAGCGTTCCACGGCTCGGTCTGTCAAGAGCCGGCCCCGCGACCCCATTTATCTGGACCCTGCTCGGGATGAGCTCGAGCAGATCTTGAGGCCCCGGCCATACGAGGACAACTATGCAACCTCGCCTTTTACCCGGGAGATAGAGGACTACCCCCTACCCCGGAGGTTTAAGATCCCGAGCATCGAGATGTACGATGCCTCTACGGACCCAGAGGACCACCTCTCGGTCTTCTTGACGCATATGCGCCTGCAAACCGCCGTGGATGAGGTCCGCTGCAAGACCTTCCCCATGTTCCTAAAGGGGAAGGCGCGGCTCTGGTTCCAGGGGTTGAAACCGGGGTCTATACGGAGCTTTCCCGAGTTGGCTCGGCAGTTTGCAGCCCAGTTTGTCTCCTCGAAAGTCTACGCGAGGAACGCAACCCACCTGATGTCCATCAGACAGAGGCCTGAGGAGTCGCTGAGGAATTTCATGACCCGCTTCAATGCGGAGAGCTTGCAGGTCAgggacaaaaatgaaaaagtggTCATGGTCGCCTTCACAAATGGGCTCAGGGTGGAGGAGCTCTTCTATGACCTGGCCAAGAAGCCTCCCGTAAACCTGGAGGAACTCTTACGCAGGGCGCACGAGGCCGCTAATGCGGAGGAGGCAGGTCGTCTGAAGAAAGAATCAGATCGGGAGCTCGGAAATCGGAAAGGTCGGACGAACCCCCCGGAGGGCAAGGACGTCCCGTCCAAGAAAAACGTCTTCGACCGGCTCTCGAAGGAGAAGGCCCCTGCTCTGCCGCCACTCCCAGAGAAGACCTACACCCCTCTAACACGGCCCAAAGCTCAGATCTTGGCCGTTATGGAGGCGGAAGGACTAGGAGATCGGCCGCCAAAAATGGGGACGCCCCGAAACAAAAGGAACCAGGACAGGTACTGCGCCTTTCACCGCGACGTGGGACACGACACGGAGGGATGCTGGGCCCTGCGTAAGGAGATAGAAGACCTGATCCAGCGCGGCTTTTTAGGGCGGTTCGTGCGCCGACCAGGCCAGGAGCCCGGGCGCAGCCACTACGGAGACAGGCACGAGGGACGGCGTCGGGACCGCCCAGAGCGGCGCGACGCTCCTCAGGGCCACTCTCCCGACCAGGACACCCAGAACCTGGCGGGGGTGATAAACACCATTGCCGGAGGTCCCACAGGGGGGAACAGCCATGCAGCTCGGAAGAACAAGCGACCACCCCCCGAAGGGGACGATTCCTTGAAGCGCTTGCGCATGGACGAGAAGATCACCTTCGGGCCAAGGGATGCGGTCCCCCTGGCTTCTGGGAACCATGAGGCCATCGTGATAGACATTGTCACCAACAACTATCGGGTGAAAAAGGTATATGTCGACCAGGGTAGTGCGGTCGACATCATGTTCTACAGGGTGTTCAAGGTGCTCGGATTAAGGGATGACCAGCTCACCCCGGTTCGGACATCTCTGGTGGGATTTACCGGACCACCCATCAGGTCGGAAGGGATGATCATCCTGATGGTCACAGTAGGACAGGCTCCCAAATGCCGGACTGTTCCCGTCAACTTCGTGGTGGTCAGGCAGCCGTCCCCGTACAATGTGTTCCTGGGGAGGCCTGCTTTGAACGCCCTCCGGGCTGTCTCCTCCACTTACCACCTCAGCGTCAAGTTCTCTACCCCGGGAGGGATAGCCGAGGTGCACGGCGACCCGGAGGTAGCCAGGGCTTGTTACCTAGCCACACTCCGGGGGCAGGAAAAGGTGGTCGCCCAGACAACCTGTCTGGAGCCCTACATCCCAGGGGACGAGGCCCAACAGCTGGGCACAGGATGAGACTGAGGAATTCCCCTTAAGGGAGGATCGGCCCAACCAGGTCCTCCGCATCGGAGCCTTGTTGCCCGCCAGAGAGAAGGAGGACTTGAAAGCTCTGCTAAGAGAGTACTCCCAGGTCTTCGCTTGGTCGGTTGATGACATGCCTGGGATCCCAACGGACCTGGCAGTCCACCACCTTGACGTCGACCCTCACTTCAAGCCGGTGAAGCAGAAGAAAAGGAGTTTTGCCCCTGAGAGGAACGAGGTGATCAAGGCGAAGGTCGGCAAGCTGTTGGAGTCCAAGATCATCCTGGAGGTCTACTACCCGACCTGGTTGGCCAATCCGGTCCTAGTCAAGAAGGAGGACCAGACCTGGAGGATGTGCGTAGACTTCACGGATCTTAACAAAGCCTACCCGAAGGATTGCTTTCCCCTGCCTAGAATCGACAGGTTAGTAGACTCTACTGTGGGTTTTGATGTTTTATGCTTCTTGGATGCTTTTAAGGGATACCACCAGATAGAGATGGATGAGGAGGATCGGGATAAGACCTCCTTCATCACTGAAGAAGGGACCTACTGCTACAGAACCATGCCGTTCGGACTTAAGAACGCGGGGGCCACTTACCAGCGCCTGGTCAACAAGCTATTCCGAGGCCAGATCGGCAGGAACATGGAGGTCTATGTGGACGACATGATCGTCAAAAGTCGGACTGACCAGCGGCTCATACCCGACCTGAGGGAGATCTTGAACATCCTGCTGCAAAGCCGGATGCGCCTAAATCCAAAGAAGTGCACCTTTGGGGTCAGGTCGGGAAGGTTCCTTGGTTTCTTGGTGTCACGAGACGGAATCAGGGCCAACCCGGACAAGCTCCAGGCCATCGTGGACATGGCCCCCCCAAGGAACGTGAAGGAAGTCCAGCGGCTCACGGGGAGAATGGCAGCCCTGAGCAGGTTCCTCTCGCGTTCCGCGGTTCGGGGACTACCCTTCTGGCGTCCAAGGACTTTCGTTGGACCGAGGAGTGTCAAAAAGCGTTCGCCGACCTGAAAGCGTATCTGGCCGAGCTGCCAACTCTGACCGCCCCAGAGTTAGGGGAGACCCTATTCCTATATCTGTCCACCTGCAACGAGGCCGTTAGTGCGGTCTTGGTACGGGAGGACAAGGGGGCTCAGAGGCCGGTGTATTACGTCAGCCGAGCTCTGCAGGGACCAGAGACGCGATACTCGCCCGCCGAGAAGCTGGTCCTTGTCTTGGTACATGCTGCTCGCAAGCTCCGCCCTTACTTCCAGGCTCACCGCGTTGTAGTACTGACCGACCAGCCCCTACGGCAGATACTCACCAAGCCCGAAGTGTCGGGCAGGATGACCAAGTGGGTCGTCGAGCTGGCCGAGCACGACCTTAGCTATCGGCCCCGCACCGCGATCAAGGCCCAGGCCTTAGCAGACTTCCTTGCGGAGGGGGCTAACTTAAACCAAACCGATTTGACCCCGACACCCACGGACACCCCGGCGGAGCAGCCTTGGGTGCTGTTCGTGGACGGTGCCTCGAGCAGGGAAGGGAGCGGAGCTGGCCTACTGCTCACCTCGCCAACCGGAAAAGAACTGACCTACGCGCTTAGGTTCGATTTTCCGGCATCCAACAACGAGGCAGAATATGAGGCCCTCCTGACGGGGCTGCGGATAGCCCACCAGATGGGCGTCACCACAGTCAGAGTTCGGAGCGACTCTCAGCTCGTCGTCCTCCAGGTCCGCGGGGAGTACGAGGCCAAGGATGAGGTCATGAAGAAATACCTGGCTAAGGTACGGGAGGCGATGGCCCTGTTCAGAACATTTGAAATAGAGCGGGTGCCGAGGTCCCAGAACAAGCGGGCAGACGCCCTCTCGAAGTTGGCGTCTTCCTCATTTGCCCACCTGAGCAAGGAGGTCTTAGTAGAGGTGGTAAAACAAAAAAGTATCGATCAGGCTCAGGTCCTGGCTATAGACAGCTCGGCCACCTGGATGACGCCCCTCATAGATTTCCTCAGCTCGGGTGCCCTCCCCGAAAACAAAGCCGAGGCACGCCGAATCCAGCTCCGGGCT
It includes:
- the LOC140012854 gene encoding uncharacterized protein, producing MAELGLGPQTPGSGPGPYRLGLPGEAKVLPEEVGGNPPECGILSILGKSRVVRRSGSLAGLESALPSATRADQVSSPRGSPVLLQLAPTRSKRTAESTGPGGGEGFQQKEAGASQGAGGSALSGERRQQIFQFVTENLPMLEDIIRQAKKGEGAGGAQTSKAKGKEKELPPDPSEDESRDQPPRRKRPRTPPRPRASVVGDSERYSRDRSARSHPRDPSPRKPTRNGFERSTARSVKSRPRDPIYLDPARDELEQILRPRPYEDNYATSPFTREIEDYPLPRRFKIPSIEMYDASTDPEDHLSVFLTHMRLQTAVDEVRCKTFPMFLKGKARLWFQGLKPGSIRSFPELARQFAAQFVSSKVYARNATHLMSIRQRPEESLRNFMTRFNAESLQVRDKNEKVVMVAFTNGLRVEELFYDLAKKPPVNLEELLRRAHEAANAEEAGRLKKESDRELGNRKGRTNPPEGKDVPSKKNVFDRLSKEKAPALPPLPEKTYTPLTRPKAQILAVMEAEGLGDRPPKMGTPRNKRNQDRYCAFHRDVGHDTEGCWALRKEIEDLIQRGFLGRFVRRPGQEPGRSHYGDRHEGRRRDRPERRDAPQGHSPDQDTQNLAGVINTIAGGPTGGNSHAARKNKRPPPEGDDSLKRLRMDEKITFGPRDAVPLASGNHEAIVIDIVTNNYRVKKVYVDQGSAVDIMFYRVFKVLGLRDDQLTPVRTSLVGFTGPPIRSEGMIILMVTVGQAPKCRTVPVNFVVVRQPSPYNVFLGRPALNALRAVSSTYHLSVKFSTPGGIAEVHGDPEGTRPNSWAQDETEEFPLREDRPNQVLRIGALLPAREKEDLKALLREYSQVFAWSVDDMPGIPTDLAVHHLDVDPHFKPVKQKKRSFAPERNEVIKAKVGKLLESKIILEVYYPTWLANPVLVKKEDQTWRMCVDFTDLNKAYPKDCFPLPRIDRLVDSTVGFDVLCFLDAFKGYHQIEMDEEDRDKTSFITEEGTYCYRTMPFGLKNAGATYQRLVNKLFRGQIGRNMEVYVDDMIVKSRTDQRLIPDLREILNILLQSRMRLNPKKCTFGGQPGQAPGHRGHGPPKEREGSPAAHGENGSPEQVPLAFRGSGTTLLASKDFRWTEECQKAFADLKAYLAELPTLTAPELGETLFLYLSTCNEAVSAVLVREDKGAQRPVYYVSRALQGPETRYSPAEKLVLVLVHAARKLRPYFQAHRVVVLTDQPLRQILTKPEVSGRMTKWVVELAEHDLSYRPRTAIKAQALADFLAEGANLNQTDLTPTPTDTPAEQPWVLFVDGASSREGSGAGLLLTSPTGKELTYALRFDFPASNNEAEYEALLTGLRIAHQMGVTTVRVRSDSQLVVLQVRGEYEAKDEVMKKYLAKVREAMALFRTFEIERVPRSQNKRADALSKLASSSFAHLSKEVLVEVVKQKSIDQAQVLAIDSSATWMTPLIDFLSSGALPENKAEARRIQLRAAKYAYTGGTLYRRSYLSPWLKCVTPEEGDYVLREVHEGICAAHVGSRVLAKKCLLLGYYWPSVFRDAADLVQKCRACQVHASLRHQLVQEMIPIHSPWPFAQWGIDLLGPFPRAPGRYEHLVVAIDYFTKWVEAEPLVCISGKAIRRFFWKSIVCRFGIPHVLVSDNGRQFAENPFRSWYAELGINQHFTSVGHPHANGQVENANRTVLQGLKTKLESAQSSWLDELPSVLWAYRTTPRTATQETPFSLTYGVEAVVPAEVGLPSPRTQNFVATSNEEELRCSLDMLEARREEAAVRMAKYKSQLARYHNAKVRTVQYQPGDLVLRKNSISRTHSSNKLDPNWEGPYKVIEELKVHLNHVERRMVEAIQEPGSRGALPSRMDLQEHFQLEHGHILIRRQKGSLGWLPP